The Elusimicrobiaceae bacterium DNA window ACGCCCAACCGCGCAAACATAAAAAATACCCAGCTTTATTTCAACCTGCGCCTGCCGGTCGTGAAAACCGGCAAAACCGCCGGCATTTACGGGGTGAGCAACATCCCCGCGCACATGCTGTCGGAAGCGTTCGGCAAATACTCGGACGCTGACCTGTGCCGGTTCGCCTGGAACGGCGCGATCCTGACAGAAACCGGCCGCACACGGCTGGGCGGCGCGGTCTGGAACATAAACTACGGCTCGTTCGGCGGGCTGGAGCCGGGCCTGATCATCCCGGTGACAACGATTGACGACGCCACCATAATAAAAGTGTTCGGATACCAATGACATTGACCCTGCGGCCACTGATAACGGCTCTGCTCGCGGCGTCGCTGTTTGCGGCGGCCGTGCCGGCTCCGGCCCAGAATTTCAAACCCGTTGACCGGCAGAAACCGCAGAAACACCGGCCGCTCCCCGACGAGGACGCCGAACCCGACATTGACGCGGACACGGCCGACGCGGCCGACACCGCGGACGATATCGCGGGCAATGTGCCCGACTATGCGCCCGGCTCCGATTATACGGCGCCAGGCGCAACATCCGCCGGTCTTAAAATCCCCGAACTGGCGACCGATTTCAAGGGCTGCGGCTATCTGTTCGCTGTCGAAGCCGGCGATTCGTCATGGGAAACGATTGCGCGGGCGGCGATTAACCGGCTGTCGCCGCGCGTGACGGCGGAAACGGTGCTGAGGTCGGACAATCTGTCGGCGGTGCAGGCGGCGATTGACAGCCTGCAGGCGCGGGCGGTGAAAAAGATTGTGGTAATCCCGTTTTTTCTCAATTCCAATTCCGACTCGCTCAACCGCCTGAAACACATGCTGGGCCTGCGCGCGGCCGCGGCCGACGCGGATAAATCGCCCGGCGGCGGAGTGCCTACCAGCGATTCCCAGAAAGCGCTTTTGAAATCGCAGATTACGATCACGTCCGCGCTCGACGACTCGCCGGCCTACGCGCTCGCCGTCTCGCGTTCTGTCAGGAACTACCGCCGCAGCAGGCCGCTGGCGCTGCTGCTGGTCGGAGCGGGACTCAATAACGATATGGCGAACCGCGCCAAACTCGACATAATGAACCGGATCGCCGCGCAGGTGACGGCAAGCTCCGCCTGCGCCATAGCGCAGGCGTTCGTGCTCAGGCCTCGCGGCGACGCCAGGCGCGACATCGGCAAACCCGAACTGAAAATTGACGCCGCCAGTTTCTCCAAAAGCGGCATTTACGGCAAGGACGGGCGGCTCCTGAAAGAAACCGACGAATCTTCCAACGAACAATCCAGCGCGCAGCAGCTTAAAAAAACCGCGCGGAAACTGGCGGCCCATTACTCCATAGTGGCGGTCGGCTATTCCATATCAAGCCACGAGCTGGACAAACTGGTGCAGGACAACATGGACGGCCTGTTTTACAGCTGGCTTGGCAACGCCGCGCTTGACGAAGCGGGCGTGCAGGCCTGGCTGGTTACGAAAATAAACGAAGGGGTGGACCTGCCGGCCATAGAGCCGCAGAGCCGGCAGTCCGGCGGTCTCTCTTCACGGGAAAGCTATGAAAAAGCAATTAAAGACTGGCAGTAACGCCGAGCTGGCGGTAGGCAGCGCGGGGTTTGTGCGGCTGGTGGATTTCATGGGCGGGGACAACCGGGTCGTCGCTTCCGCGCGGGTGACTTTCGCGGGCGAATCGAAAGGCGACGAACGCGACAAAAAACTTATCCGCTATCTGCTGGAACATGCGCACCTTTCGCCTTTTGAACACAGCGTGTTCCAGCTGCACATCAAATGCCCCATTTTCGTGGCGCGGCAGTGGATGCGGCACCGCTGGGGCTCCTATAACGAGGTAAGCGCCCGCTACACCAGAGTGGCGGACGAGTTCTTCATACCGGAACGGTTTCGCGCGCAGGACACGCATAACAAACAGGGCTCGGTGCAGTCGGACGACCTGCCACAGGCCGAACTGCTGAGCGCCTATCGCGCCGCGCTCGAGCAGAGTTATGCCGCCTATAACAAACTGCTGGAGGCCGGAGTGGCGCGCGAGATGGCGCGGATGCTGCTGCCGGTCGGCCAGTATACCCAGTTTTACTGGACGGTTAACGCGCGCAGCCTGATGAATTTCCTGTCGCTGCGGGCCGACTCGCACGCGCAGGCCGAAATACGCGACTACGCCGACGCGCTGCTTTCACTGCTGGCCGAACGTATGCCCTGGACGCATGAAGCGTTCCTGAAAGTGTTCGGCGACGGCGAAAAACTGTCCGGGCCGGCGGCGGAAATTGACCGGCATGTAAGAAGTTTCTGAGGCATTCATGGCAAACCGAATAATTCCCCTGGCGGCGCTGCTGTTTACTTTGAGTCCGGCCGGCGCGGCCGATACGGCGGCAAAAACGGACAGCCCGGCGCGGCAGTCCGCGCAGGACACGGCCATAAGCAGCGCGCTCGGCGCGCTTGAATACGGCACGGTGGAAGGGCCGGGAGTGCGTTTTTACTGCCGAGTTTCGGGCACCTCGACGGCGGAGGGGCTGGTGGACGTTTTCGCTCCGTTTGACGGACGCGTGGGCGAACTGAGCGCGGCGCTGTTTAACTGGGTGGACAAAGACCAGGTGCTGGGAGTGGTGGCTTCGGTCGAACTGTCGGCCATGATGGACGCCTCTTCGAGCAAAAACACCACCCGCAACCGCTGGAAGAACATGTACGACTACTACCAGGTGCGCGCGCCGGTGGCGGGCGTGATCGTCGGCCTGTACGCGAAGAACAAACAGGACGTGTACGAACAGGAAAAGATTTTCACCATCGCCAAAAACATTTATGTGATCGCCAAGACCGGAGAAAGGGTGTATGTGCCGCTCAAGGCGGGCATGCTCGCCCAGCTGAAAAATGAAGACGGCGTAACCGTTACGGCGGTATTGCGCAATTTCGTGGAAATAGGCAAAACCGGCCAGTATCAGCTGCGGCTGGAAGTGACGGGTGAAGCATGGAAAATCCGGCCGGGGATGGTTTTTGAAGGTGATCTGCTGCTTTCCGACAATCCGGAGGCGGCGATGGTTCCGGTGGAGTCGGTCATTCATAAAGACGGCCGTTCCTATCTGCTGTCGCTGATCGAGGTGGAGCCGGGCTCGCGCAACGACTGGTATACCGAAGTATACAATGTGTTTCCGGGCGAAGTGTACATTACGCCCGCCTCGCTGCTGAAAATAGATAATTCTCAATACCGGGCTGCCGCAGAGGCGAAAGCGGGCGAAGGAATTCACAAGCCGGAAATAACCGGCGCGCAGCCGGCCGCGGGCAAAAAACTCGACGGGAGCGATCCTGCCGGCAAACCGGATTCCGGGAGCAAAACCGGTTCCCGCCGGAAAAACCGCCGGGAAAAAGCGTCCGCCGCGAAAAACAGCGTGGTTGCGGGCACGGCGAATCAGCCGGCGCGGCAGGATCAGCCGACCGCTTCCGCAAGCTCGATTATAACCAGCGCGGCCTTTCGGTCCGCCGCCTACGCCAAATCTTCCAGAACCGGAAAAAAGAGGTCAAAAACGAAAACCTCTAAAAAACCGGCCGTGAAGCAAGCCGCGCCGGCAAGCCCGCCAGCGCCCGGCAAACAGCAGGCGCAGCCGACCGGCGCGGTGCAGTCGGCCGTAACCATCCCGCACAAGCTCGGCCCGATGCCGAACCCGACTTACGGCGACGTCGGCGGCGAGCAGGGCGGCTATGCGCCCGCCGGGACCGGCGAGGAACAGAGCGAATAACGCAAGGACTATTATGAGCGAAACCCAGCAACTGCGGTTCTCCAGTTTCATTTTCATCAAAGTGTCGCCGGAATTCCGGCGCCTGATTTCGAACGAAAAAATCGCGGCCAAGCAGGAACTGGAGGGGGCGGTCGCTTTTCATCAGGACGAGATTTTCCTGCGCACCTACTCCCTGCAGGGCCTGCGGGCCGACTGCGACATGCTGCTGTGGCTCATCTCGACCGACGTGGAACACCTGCAGCAGGCGTGGGCGCAGATTTCGTCTTCCGGCGCGGGCAAGTATTTTATCGAAAAATACAGTTATCTGGGGTTTTTCGAGCTGAAGCAGGAACATCTGCAGTGCGATCTGGAATGCGGAGTCATACCGGCGGGCCTGTTCGGAAAATACCGCTATATGCTGATGCATCCGCTCACGCGCACTTTCAAATGGCATCAGATGAGCGCGGAGGAACAGGATCAGTTTCTGATCGAGCGGCGGGAAGTGCTGGAGCAGTTTCCGTCGGTAACGGAACACCAGTTCGCGTCGTTCGGGCTGGACGACCAGGACTCGATAGTGCTGCGGGAATCCAACGAACTGCACGCGCTGGCCCATGTAACGGAGAAACTGCGCGAAAAACGGATCAAGAATTTCGCGAAAGCGGACACGCCGTCCTTTTTCTGCGTCGGCAGCGACCTGCGCGATATTCTGGACCGGCTGGGCAAATGACCGCCTGACCGCGCGGAGCTGGCGGGCATACAGGGACGGCGAACCGAAGCGTGCGGGAAAACTCCGCCGTAACGCCCGCTGACGCCGGGCGGAACGGAAAATAAACTTGCAAGGAGGCATCATGAGAATACTAGGCGTAATAATGGCGGGCGGAAAAGGCGAACGGCTCTATCCGCTTACAAAAGAACGCTCCAAACCGGCGGTTCCGTTCGGAGGCAAATACCGGATCGCGGATTTTGTGATGTCTAATTTCGTCAATTCCGGGATTTTCGCGTCCTATGTGCTGGTGCAGTACCTGTCGCAGTCGCTAATAGATTACCTGCGGCAAAGCTGGCCCACGCGCGGCCTCACCAACGACCATTTCATCACCGTAGTGCCGCCTCAGATGCGGATGGGCGAGGTGTGGTACCGCGGCACGGCGGACGCCGTGCGCCAGAACCTGAGCCTGATCACGGATTTCGCGCCCGATCTGGTGGCCGTGTTCGGAGCCGACCACATCTACCGGATGGACATCGGGCAGATGATAGATTTCCACCTGAAAAACAAGGCGGACGTGACCATCGCGGCCCTGCCTGTTCCGCTTAAGGAAGCCACACAGTTCGGCGTCGTCGCGGTGGACGCGAAAAACAGGGTGACCGGCTTTCTGGAAAAGATACCGAACCCGCCGCCGATCCCCGGAAACCCGACGATGGCGTACGCCTCGATGGGCAACTATATTTTTTCCTACGACGCGCTCGTCAAAATACTGCACGAGAAATACGCCGAA harbors:
- a CDS encoding chlorite dismutase family protein; amino-acid sequence: MSETQQLRFSSFIFIKVSPEFRRLISNEKIAAKQELEGAVAFHQDEIFLRTYSLQGLRADCDMLLWLISTDVEHLQQAWAQISSSGAGKYFIEKYSYLGFFELKQEHLQCDLECGVIPAGLFGKYRYMLMHPLTRTFKWHQMSAEEQDQFLIERREVLEQFPSVTEHQFASFGLDDQDSIVLRESNELHALAHVTEKLREKRIKNFAKADTPSFFCVGSDLRDILDRLGK
- the thyX gene encoding FAD-dependent thymidylate synthase, with the translated sequence MKKQLKTGSNAELAVGSAGFVRLVDFMGGDNRVVASARVTFAGESKGDERDKKLIRYLLEHAHLSPFEHSVFQLHIKCPIFVARQWMRHRWGSYNEVSARYTRVADEFFIPERFRAQDTHNKQGSVQSDDLPQAELLSAYRAALEQSYAAYNKLLEAGVAREMARMLLPVGQYTQFYWTVNARSLMNFLSLRADSHAQAEIRDYADALLSLLAERMPWTHEAFLKVFGDGEKLSGPAAEIDRHVRSF
- the glgC gene encoding glucose-1-phosphate adenylyltransferase; amino-acid sequence: MRILGVIMAGGKGERLYPLTKERSKPAVPFGGKYRIADFVMSNFVNSGIFASYVLVQYLSQSLIDYLRQSWPTRGLTNDHFITVVPPQMRMGEVWYRGTADAVRQNLSLITDFAPDLVAVFGADHIYRMDIGQMIDFHLKNKADVTIAALPVPLKEATQFGVVAVDAKNRVTGFLEKIPNPPPIPGNPTMAYASMGNYIFSYDALVKILHEKYAESPGLDFGKGIMPIIHKRYNVFAYDFPSQKLPGIQDYEEEGYWRDVGTIAAFWEANMDLLGTKPKMDLNNPKWPIHSGSHNSPPAKYVGAEIKDSMISDGCVIKNSVIKHSILGRGVVVREKCEIEDCIIMDYCEIKPGTRLKKAVVDRFNVLGPKLTVGHDPAEDAQRYYIDPSGIVVIPRGKTKFL